From the genome of Pseudomonas sihuiensis:
TCTGGCGGGTGCCGTTCGAGGATCGTGGCATCTATACCCAGGGGGCCTTCCGCGGTAACAACGGTATCGTCGGCCTGGCACTGGCCACCAGCATGTACGGTGACTATGGCCTGTCAGTCGGCTCGTTGCTCGCCGCACTGGTGATCCTCTGCTACAACGCGCTCTCGGCGGTGGTTCTGGCCATCTACAGCCCGGGCGTGAAACCCGGTGCCAAGGCCATCGCGCGCAGCATCGTGACCAACCCGATGATCATTGGCGTGCTGCTGGCGGTACCGATTGCCTACTGGAAAATCCCGTTGCCGCAGTGGTTCCTGACCTCGGCCGAGTATTTCGCGCAGATGACCCTGCCGCTGGCGCTGATCTGCATTGGCGGCACCCTGAGCCTGGCATCGTTGCGCCGCAGCAGCGGCACGGCCATCGGCTCGGGCATGATGAAGATGGTCTGGTTGCCGCTGCTGAGCACCTTCGGCGCCTGGCTGTTGGGCTTTCGCGGTGCTGATCTGGCGATCCTGTTTCTCTATTTCGCCAGCCCGACGGCGGCGGCCAGCTTCGTCATGGCTCGCGCGGTGGGCGCCAACCACGAGCTGGCGGCGGCCATCATCGTCATCACCAC
Proteins encoded in this window:
- a CDS encoding AEC family transporter translates to MLAVAAQTLAITAPVFAMLFLGVALKRLRWIDTPFIDTASSLVFRGTMPTLLFLGVVKADLDAAMQPQLLSYFFLATVASFFVAWAWAIWRVPFEDRGIYTQGAFRGNNGIVGLALATSMYGDYGLSVGSLLAALVILCYNALSAVVLAIYSPGVKPGAKAIARSIVTNPMIIGVLLAVPIAYWKIPLPQWFLTSAEYFAQMTLPLALICIGGTLSLASLRRSSGTAIGSGMMKMVWLPLLSTFGAWLLGFRGADLAILFLYFASPTAAASFVMARAVGANHELAAAIIVITTLAAVVTTNIGLLLLQWGGWI